The following proteins are co-located in the Legionella busanensis genome:
- a CDS encoding LysM peptidoglycan-binding domain-containing protein, translating into MRYVLIIVCLLLSFCAEALSLRADYPKRYIVKPGDTLWSIANCYLHRPWEWKELWYANPQIKNPDRLYAGAILELRFFKKNPYIRVLSNGTIKLSPYVRPYILGEPILPIPLAEINPFLNDSLIMDDNRLALAPYVVAYVGEHMLGGQGDEIYVRRLHRPPEACNDTTIAYAIYRPNCPYKDPNTKQILGYKAILVGYGQLVKGGEPATVQITQVTEGVRIGDRVLFNDFPAFNPNFLPKTPAYPLRGVIIDVLPRYTQGAVGLVAVINKGQDAGLESGDVLGIYSPAHLIRDPKDCYTPLKCSKSVLLPRERLGEAMIFRVFTQTSFALVVRSVRAINLGDIVTNP; encoded by the coding sequence ATGCGATATGTGCTGATTATAGTTTGTTTATTATTATCTTTTTGCGCTGAAGCACTCTCTCTTCGTGCTGATTATCCTAAACGCTACATTGTTAAACCTGGCGATACATTATGGAGTATTGCTAATTGCTACCTTCACCGTCCTTGGGAATGGAAAGAGCTATGGTATGCAAATCCTCAAATTAAAAATCCAGATCGTTTGTATGCTGGCGCAATACTTGAACTACGCTTTTTTAAAAAAAATCCTTATATTCGTGTTTTATCTAATGGAACTATTAAGCTATCACCTTACGTTCGCCCTTATATTTTAGGCGAGCCCATTTTGCCTATTCCACTTGCAGAAATTAATCCCTTTTTAAATGATTCTTTAATTATGGATGATAATCGTTTAGCTCTGGCCCCCTATGTTGTTGCTTATGTAGGTGAACATATGCTAGGAGGACAAGGCGATGAAATTTATGTTAGAAGATTACATAGGCCACCTGAAGCTTGTAATGATACAACTATTGCTTATGCTATTTACCGACCTAATTGCCCTTATAAAGACCCCAATACAAAACAAATATTAGGTTACAAAGCCATCTTAGTTGGCTATGGACAACTAGTAAAAGGTGGTGAGCCCGCAACAGTACAAATCACTCAAGTCACCGAAGGGGTACGCATAGGTGATCGAGTTTTGTTTAATGATTTTCCTGCCTTTAATCCTAATTTCCTACCTAAAACACCTGCTTACCCTCTACGAGGTGTTATTATTGATGTTTTACCTAGATACACACAAGGTGCTGTAGGATTAGTAGCTGTCATTAATAAAGGTCAAGATGCAGGACTTGAATCTGGTGATGTATTAGGCATTTATTCACCTGCTCATTTGATTCGAGATCCAAAAGATTGTTATACCCCCTTAAAATGCTCTAAGTCAGTACTTTTACCGCGCGAGCGACTGGGAGAAGCCATGATCTTTCGGGTATTTACCCAAACTAGTTTTGCTTTAGTAGTACGCTCTGTACGAGCAATTAATTTAGGAGATATTGTTACAAACCCATGA
- the dprA gene encoding DNA-processing protein DprA, whose amino-acid sequence MNNRHYLIALNHMPNIGPRTIKKFLTRWPLLADMFALPQSQLEAAGIPTNLASAIKTFDLAKIELDLNWERATNHHLVTWEDEHYPTLLQQIYDAPPVLYTIGDLTCLKHLSVAIVGTRKPSITGAQTAWQFAFDLATKGISVVSGLALGIDAQAHQGCLAAGGKTIAVLGTGVDYIYPKSHIKLAQEIAIHGLLISEFPLKSQPTARHFPRRNRIISGLSLATLVVEAAIKSGSLITARLALEQNREVMAIPGSINNPQARGCHHLLQQGAKLVTSINDILSELGIKSVSSENKESSINLATHHKNLVKCLGFETATIDQIIQRSGLSIETVTCDLAELELQGIIKAVPGGYIRC is encoded by the coding sequence ATGAATAACAGACATTATTTAATTGCACTTAATCACATGCCTAATATTGGGCCTCGTACAATAAAAAAATTCTTAACCCGTTGGCCATTACTTGCTGATATGTTTGCTTTACCTCAAAGTCAATTAGAAGCAGCAGGTATACCCACTAATTTAGCTAGTGCTATCAAAACATTCGATTTAGCAAAAATTGAGTTGGATTTAAACTGGGAAAGGGCGACCAATCATCATTTAGTCACTTGGGAAGATGAGCACTATCCTACATTGCTTCAACAAATCTATGATGCCCCACCTGTCTTATATACTATAGGCGATCTAACTTGCTTAAAGCATTTAAGTGTAGCCATCGTTGGCACACGGAAACCATCTATAACAGGCGCCCAAACTGCATGGCAATTTGCTTTTGATCTTGCAACAAAAGGTATTTCGGTCGTAAGTGGCTTAGCTTTAGGCATTGATGCCCAAGCGCATCAAGGGTGCCTTGCTGCTGGGGGAAAAACCATTGCAGTATTAGGGACTGGCGTTGACTACATTTATCCTAAAAGCCATATAAAACTTGCTCAGGAAATTGCTATACATGGCTTATTAATTTCTGAGTTTCCATTAAAAAGCCAGCCAACAGCTAGACATTTCCCCCGTAGAAATCGTATAATAAGCGGCTTATCTTTGGCCACACTGGTCGTAGAAGCTGCAATCAAGAGCGGTTCACTGATTACAGCGCGTTTGGCTTTAGAGCAAAATCGCGAAGTTATGGCGATTCCTGGCTCTATTAATAACCCACAAGCGAGAGGTTGTCACCATTTACTACAACAAGGGGCAAAACTGGTTACATCAATTAATGATATTCTAAGTGAATTAGGCATTAAAAGTGTGTCTTCCGAAAATAAAGAATCCTCAATTAATCTTGCTACACATCATAAAAACCTAGTAAAGTGCTTAGGTTTTGAAACAGCAACTATTGATCAAATCATACAGCGAAGTGGATTAAGTATTGAAACAGTCACCTGTGACTTAGCAGAATTAGAATTACAAGGTATTATTAAAGCTGTGCCTGGCGGCTATATAAGGTGTTGA
- a CDS encoding DUF494 family protein yields MKDNLLELLMNFFEKSLSKLTKTQANLSENDLANEDDVETADNTALIVRAARDTSMRIFTVDEKIKFTKASYQFLTRMLLWGVIAPETLELVINQLVTSESRFVTLEETKWAIRNFLAENLDDSQLAFLDLVLYQKEDGLSLH; encoded by the coding sequence ATGAAAGATAATTTATTAGAACTATTGATGAATTTTTTTGAAAAGAGCTTATCTAAGTTAACAAAAACCCAAGCTAATCTTTCCGAAAATGATTTAGCAAATGAGGATGATGTTGAAACGGCCGATAATACAGCACTAATTGTCAGAGCTGCACGCGATACATCGATGCGTATTTTTACAGTAGATGAGAAAATTAAATTTACTAAGGCAAGCTATCAATTTTTAACGCGTATGTTGTTGTGGGGTGTTATCGCGCCCGAAACCCTAGAACTTGTAATTAATCAACTTGTTACCTCAGAGTCAAGATTTGTAACATTAGAAGAGACTAAATGGGCTATTCGCAATTTTTTAGCAGAAAACTTAGATGATTCTCAACTTGCTTTCCTTGATCTTGTGCTATATCAAAAGGAAGATGGATTATCCTTACATTAA
- the topA gene encoding type I DNA topoisomerase, which produces MSKHLVIVESPAKAKTIQKYLGKDYEVLASYGHVRDLAPRKGSVDPDKNFTMSYTPVEKNIRHIDSIAKTLKNSQSLLLATDPDREGEAISWHIFELMRERNLLKDKEVHRIFFNEITKTAIQEAINNPRNISMDLVNAQQARRALDYLVGFNLSPLLWKKIRRGLSAGRVQSPALRLIVEREEEIEKFVPQEYWKILAKCQYNDANFLAKLTHYEKQKLQQFTIQGTEQAQEIRDKLIQLAQGELLVTNVEKKQRKRKPASPFITSTLQQEAARKLGFTARKTMMVAQQLYEGIDIGTGTVGLISYMRTDSVNLSQEAIIEIREYIEKRYGSNNCPPSPRIYKTKSKNAQEAHEAIRPTSILRTPETVEQALTPDQYKLYNLIWRRSVACQMEDALIDTVAVDLACGSEENIFRANGSTIAFPGFLSVYEESLDDISDDEQQAVILPNLKIGEKVILQDIAANQHFTEPPPRYSEASLVKALEEYDIGRPSTYATIIHTLQQREYVVVEKKRFVPTDVGRIVNRFLTGHFTRYVDYQFTAHLEDTLDAISRGEKEWIPVLKEFWQPFNQQIHVIDENIQRKDVTTETLEETCPKCNKPLSIRLGKRGRFIGCTGFPECDYTQALNNEGEKNEPVVVEGRVCPECSNPLHIKSGRYGRFIGCSNYPECKHMEPLEKPADTGVECPQCHSAKILQRKSRKGKIFFSCGNYPKCNYALWNEPINKPCPQCHWPLLTVKETKRSGRQIICPKEGCSYSTSETAL; this is translated from the coding sequence ATGAGCAAACATTTGGTAATTGTTGAATCGCCTGCTAAAGCTAAGACGATTCAAAAATATCTAGGAAAGGATTATGAAGTATTAGCTTCATACGGCCATGTTCGTGATTTGGCACCTCGTAAAGGCTCTGTAGATCCTGATAAAAACTTTACTATGTCTTACACCCCTGTAGAGAAAAATATAAGGCATATTGATTCTATTGCTAAAACCTTAAAAAATTCCCAATCCTTATTACTTGCAACGGACCCTGATCGAGAAGGAGAAGCTATCTCCTGGCACATTTTTGAGCTTATGCGCGAACGTAATTTATTAAAAGATAAAGAAGTTCACCGAATTTTTTTTAACGAGATTACTAAAACAGCAATCCAGGAAGCAATTAATAATCCGCGTAATATCTCAATGGACTTAGTTAATGCACAGCAAGCAAGGCGAGCTCTAGATTACTTAGTCGGTTTTAATCTTTCACCTTTATTATGGAAAAAAATTAGACGAGGATTGTCTGCTGGTCGGGTTCAAAGTCCGGCTTTACGTTTAATTGTGGAACGTGAAGAAGAAATCGAAAAATTTGTTCCTCAAGAATATTGGAAAATTTTGGCTAAGTGTCAGTATAACGACGCAAACTTTTTAGCCAAACTTACTCATTACGAAAAACAAAAATTACAACAGTTTACTATTCAGGGCACAGAACAAGCACAAGAGATACGTGATAAGCTAATTCAATTAGCACAGGGTGAGCTATTAGTTACTAATGTTGAGAAAAAACAACGAAAACGTAAACCAGCATCACCTTTTATAACATCTACTTTGCAGCAGGAAGCTGCACGTAAATTAGGCTTTACGGCTCGTAAAACAATGATGGTTGCTCAACAGCTTTATGAAGGAATTGATATTGGCACAGGCACTGTTGGTTTAATCTCTTACATGCGTACTGACTCAGTTAATTTATCTCAAGAAGCCATTATAGAGATTAGAGAATATATAGAAAAACGCTATGGTAGTAATAATTGCCCACCAAGCCCACGTATTTATAAAACAAAATCTAAAAATGCCCAAGAAGCTCACGAAGCAATTCGCCCTACTTCTATCTTGCGAACGCCAGAAACAGTTGAACAAGCATTAACACCTGATCAATATAAATTGTATAATTTAATTTGGCGGCGTAGTGTTGCTTGTCAGATGGAAGATGCTTTAATTGATACGGTTGCTGTTGATTTAGCCTGTGGCAGTGAAGAAAATATCTTTCGTGCTAACGGCTCTACTATTGCCTTTCCAGGTTTTCTTTCTGTTTATGAAGAAAGCTTAGATGACATCAGTGACGATGAGCAGCAAGCTGTTATATTACCTAATTTAAAAATAGGTGAAAAAGTGATACTGCAAGATATTGCAGCTAATCAACATTTTACTGAGCCTCCTCCTCGTTATTCGGAAGCTTCCCTTGTTAAAGCACTAGAGGAATATGATATTGGTAGGCCTTCGACGTATGCCACAATTATTCATACCTTACAGCAACGTGAGTATGTTGTAGTAGAAAAGAAACGATTTGTACCCACTGACGTAGGACGAATTGTTAATCGTTTCCTGACAGGTCACTTTACCCGCTACGTCGATTATCAGTTCACCGCCCATCTTGAAGATACCTTAGACGCTATTTCTCGTGGTGAAAAAGAATGGATTCCCGTTTTAAAAGAATTTTGGCAACCTTTTAACCAACAAATTCATGTTATTGATGAAAATATTCAGCGCAAAGATGTCACAACTGAAACGTTAGAAGAAACGTGTCCAAAATGCAATAAACCCTTATCAATTCGCCTTGGTAAACGAGGGCGTTTTATTGGCTGTACCGGTTTTCCAGAATGTGATTACACGCAAGCACTTAATAATGAAGGTGAAAAAAATGAACCAGTTGTTGTTGAAGGACGCGTATGCCCTGAATGTTCAAACCCACTTCATATTAAGTCAGGTCGCTATGGCCGTTTTATAGGCTGCAGTAACTATCCTGAATGTAAACATATGGAGCCATTAGAAAAACCAGCTGATACGGGTGTCGAATGTCCACAATGTCATTCAGCGAAAATACTTCAGCGTAAATCCCGCAAAGGAAAAATATTCTTTTCATGCGGAAATTATCCAAAATGTAATTATGCACTTTGGAATGAGCCTATCAATAAACCTTGTCCCCAATGCCACTGGCCTTTGCTCACAGTTAAAGAGACCAAACGCAGTGGGCGACAAATTATATGTCCTAAAGAAGGCTGTAGTTATTCCACATCTGAAACTGCACTTTAA
- a CDS encoding DUF2845 domain-containing protein, protein MSIKFMRMSLIKTIVAALILLNGSSSFAFRCGNSLVYEGDSKYLVLKKCGKPLAKDVYSDPNLLINQFNVPYGIASDIYEVWTYQPSPNDFIYEVLFQSGHVVMINANRAI, encoded by the coding sequence GTGTCCATTAAATTTATGCGTATGTCTCTTATTAAAACTATTGTTGCAGCACTTATATTATTAAATGGGAGTTCTAGCTTCGCATTTCGATGTGGTAATTCTTTAGTTTATGAAGGCGACAGCAAATACTTAGTCCTGAAAAAATGTGGTAAACCACTAGCCAAAGATGTTTATTCAGATCCCAATCTTCTGATTAATCAATTTAATGTACCTTACGGTATTGCTTCTGATATTTATGAAGTATGGACTTATCAACCATCCCCTAATGATTTTATTTACGAGGTCTTATTTCAAAGTGGCCATGTTGTAATGATTAATGCTAATCGAGCTATTTAA
- a CDS encoding winged helix-turn-helix domain-containing protein, with the protein MNWYTLWNSLMIQKLITLQFNFHYSDRGIRQLMYNLRFSSQKPIKKAYQKYATKIVTWLTETYPAIKAGASRERARIYWGDDIGIHSTDNRGRTYALVGNTPVITIALN; encoded by the coding sequence ATAAACTGGTATACGCTATGGAATAGCTTAATGATTCAAAAATTAATTACCTTACAATTTAATTTTCACTATTCCGATAGAGGTATCAGACAACTGATGTACAACTTAAGGTTTTCAAGCCAAAAACCGATTAAGAAAGCTTATCAGAAATATGCAACCAAAATAGTAACGTGGCTGACTGAAACCTATCCAGCTATCAAAGCCGGAGCATCGAGAGAACGCGCTAGGATTTACTGGGGTGACGATATAGGAATCCACTCCACGGATAACCGAGGTAGAACGTATGCATTAGTAGGTAATACGCCCGTTATTACTATTGCCCTGAACTAA